DNA from Candidatus Neomarinimicrobiota bacterium:
AATAGATCTCGAGACTGAATGGTTGTGGAGTACGATGATTGAATCGATTTTTCTTGGAGCTGTGGTTCCGCTGCTGGTTCATTTGTCTACCTTCCTACTGATAAGGAAAATGACGGATCGCGATCCACTAAAACTGATGAAGGCAAATGTAACAGGATTCATGTTGCGGCTGGTGCTGTATGGAGTGTGCATAGGATTGTTGGCCGTCTTTACTGAGTTTCAGCTTACCCCCTTTGTTATATCTTTTGTGTTCGTTTTTGTGCTTCTACATCTGGCCGAGGCGTTTTATTTTAGTCGTCTATTTTTGAGTGTTAATTCTGATAATTAGACCCGAAACATGAAAATTGCAGAAGCAGATCACGGTGAAGCTCACGGCGATATTCTGACGGAAATCGGCGGCATAATACTGCACCATGTGTCGGATAGTGAACCCCTGATTACCCTTCCGACATTTTTTGGTATTGATTTTTCAATCACCAAGCATGTGGTGATGTTGTGGGTGACAGCGGTTGTTGTATTCTCGATTTCGTATTTTGCTACAAAACGCTATCGGCAGGAGGAGTATCCTGTCCCCACCGGGTTTACCAACGCTTTCGAAAGTGTTGTAGATTTCATTCGCAACCAAGTGGTGCGGCCTAATGTCGGCGCTGAATTTGCCCGTGTCTGGGCGCCCCTTATTCTCACTTTTTTCTTCTTTATCTTAACGGCAAACAGTCTAGGTCTGATCCCGATTTTTGACATCATGCCGGGTGGATCCACGGCAACTGGCAACTTTAATGTCACCGCCGGTCTGGCGACTGTCACCTTCTTCGGCATCATAGCCGCCGGAAGCTTGAAGCACGGATTTCTGGGGCACTGGAAAAATCTTGCACCACCGGGGCAACCTTTTCTCATCTACTTTATTCTTGTCCCAATTGAGATTATCGCTATGTTTGTGAAACCTTTTGCATTAACGATGCGACTGGCAGCGAACATGACCGGAGGCCACATCGCAATTCTATCCATCATGTCATTCATATTCGTCTTCGGTGAAATGTTCAGTCCATCCGCCGGGATTGCGGTTGGCGTCTTTGTCTCTGTACCGTTGAATGTGGCGATCTCGGGTCTGGAAATTATAGTGATTCTTATTCAGGCATATGTTTTCACGCTTCTGTCAGCAATCTTTATCGGGATGGCGATCCATCCCCATCACTAAATGGAAAAAAGGAGGAAATGTAAATGAGACGGTCGATTGTAATTCCAATCATGCTGTTTCTTTTCACGGTTATGGCAACGCCAGCCATGGCTGCTGAAGGTGGCGGATCAACGCTTCACTATTTCGGCGCGGCTATCGGTCTGGGATTAATTGTTTCCGGAGCCGGGTACGGCATCAGCAGATTCACAGCCGCCGCCGCTGAGTCTATTGCTCGTCAGCCAGAAGCGGCAGCGCAAATCACAGCCGCCGTGAACCTGCCCCTCTTCTTGCTCGAAGGGGTAGCTATTCTCGGTGAAGTGTTCTGCCTGCTTATTGTCTTAATGAAATAGCCACTCTTTTCAATTGAGCATCTCGCATCCTTTGTAGATGATGCGGCAGACATTTTGCTCTCAATTGAAAATGATATAAAGCTGAGGATAACTCATGGAAAATCCATTAGTTCGAATTGAGCCGGGTCTGTTCATCTGGACAATTGTCACATTCCTCGCTCTTCTGGGAGTACTGGCTAGGTTCGTCTGGCGCCCTCTGATGGATGCTCTTGAACGCCGTGAAAACAAGATCAGGGAGTCTCTTGAAAATGCTGAAAAGGCGAAGATAGAGCTAGAACGACTTCAGCATGAATCGGAGGAAATTGTTGCCGGGGCGAGGGGAGAGGCTCAGACTATTGTAGCTGAAGGGAAAGCCGCAGCTAAAAAAATGAAAGATGATATCCTTCAGGCTGCCAGAGATAAGGCTACTGGGATCATTGATCAGGCTGGAAAGCAGATTGAAGTGGAGAAGGATAAAGCGCTGGTGGAGATCAAAGCTGAAGTTGTGGATCTTTCCATCCAGGTGGCCGAAAAACTGATCCGAAGGAACCTCTCCAAGGAGGACAATCTCGCCATCATCAATGAATCGCTGAAAAAGGTTGGGTCCATGGATGAAGTCTGAGCGGAAGGCGAAAAAATACGCTGTGGCTCTGATGTCCGTCGCTAGGGGAATGGATGCCATTGATGCTGTCCACAACTCTATGCAGACGGTCAGCCATCTCCTCCGCAAGGATCCGACTTTTCGTTCTTTCTTTCAGACAAGACGTATCCCGGCTCAAGAGAAGTCCGCAATTCTTGAGAGAGTCGTGGCAGAAGCCGTTCATCCTATTGTCTCTGAGTTTTTTGGTGTTCTGGCAGCCGCGAGGGAGCAGCATCTGTTTCATCAGGCTGCTCACTCGTTCGATCTGCTGCGACAACAAGAGCTGAATCTTGTATTAATTACTGCAACTTTTCCGGAAGAACCGTTAAACGAGGAGAATGAACGGGTGGTAGGGGCCTTGAGTAAGATCACAAAGAGGTGCGTCGAGTTTGTTTCGACGATGGATCCTGAAATGATCGGCGGTATTAGGCTGCGGATGGGGAACGATTTTCTGGACGGATCGATCAAAGGTAATCTTGAGAAATTGAAGAGACAGTTAATCTGAAGTTGAGTAAAGGATAGTGTAAGAGATGGATATGAAGACTGAAGAGATTCGAGAATTACTGCGAGCTGAGATCGACAAGTTCGACGTCTCCATTGACGTTTCAGAAGTTGGGGAAGTGTTGGAGGTGGGAGACGGCGTGGCGCGGGTGAGCGGTCTCGAAAATGTGATGAGTTCGGAGTTGGTGGAGTTTAAGAACAACGTCTTCGGTATAGCGCTGAACTTAGAAGAAGACAATGTCGGTTTGGTGTTGTTCGGTGAGAGTCATCTCGTAAAAGAAGGCGATATGGCTAAGCGGACCGGTAATGTAGTGGATGTGCCTGTGGGTGAAGCCATGCTGGGCAGGGTGGTAAACCCTCTGGGTCATCCCATTGATGGCAAAGGAACTATCGATACGGACGAAACGTTACCCATCGAGCGCAAAGCGCTTGGTGTGCTGGCTCGGCAGCCGGTGAAGGAACCGTTACAGACCGGTTTGAAGGCCATCGACAGTATGATCCCCATCGGCAGGGGGCAGCGGGAACTCATCGTCGGTGATAGACAGACGGGAAAAACCGCCATCGCTATCGATGCAATCATAAATCAAAAATTCACGCAAGATACTGATTATCCGGTCTATTGCGTCTATGTTGCTATCGGCCAGAAAGCTTCTACGGTGGCCCGCGTTGTAGCTCAATTGGAAGCCTACGGCGCCATGGATTATACAATTGTGGTGACCGCCAACGCGTCCGATCCCGCTCCGATGCAGTACATCGCCCCATATTCAGGGTGTACCATGGGCGAGTACTTCAGGGATAACGGCGGACACGCTCTGGTAATCTATGATGATCTCTCAAAACACGCGGCCGCCTACCGGCAGATGTCGCTACTGCTGAGACGTCCCCCTGGACGGGAAGCTTTCCCCGGAGATGTGTTCTATCTCCACAGCCGTCTGTTGGAACGTGCCAGCAAGCTTAACGACGAACTCGGCGGCGGATCTCTCACTGCTCTCCCCATCATTGAGACTCAAGAGGGTGACGTGGCGGCCTATATTCCCACTAACGTAATTTCCATCACTGACGGGCAGATTTACCTGGAAACAAATCTTTTTAATTCCGGCGTTCGGCCGGCCATCGATGTGGGGCTTTCAGTATCGCGCGTTGGCGGCAACGCTCAGATCACGGCGATGAAAAAGGTAGCCGGTATGCTTCGCCTCGATTTGGCCCAGTACCGGGAACTGGAGGCGTTTGCCAAATTCGGCTCCGATCTGGACAAAGCGACGCAGGATCAATTGACGCGGGGCGGTCGCATGGTAGAAATCCTTAAACAGAACCAGTATGTGCCGTTGGATGTGGAAAAGCAGGTTGCTATGATCTGGGCTGGAAACAGCGGCTATCTGGACGATGTTCCCATGGAAAGGGTCAAGGAATTTGAAGAAGGTTTCTATTCCTTCATGGAGGCAAACTACGCTTCGGTCATGAGCGATATCAGAGAAAGCGGCCGGATCGATACGGAGGGTGAAGAGTCGCTCAAGAAAGCTGTCAATGAATTTAAGAATGGGTTTATGACCACTGCGTGATCCGTTGAGATGGCAAATCTGAAAGATATTCGGGAGCGTATCCGATCGGTTAAAAGTATCCAGCAGGTGACCAAAGCAATGAAAATGGTGGCCGCCGCCAAGATGCGTAGGGCCCAGGAGAGGATGGAGCAGGCTCGGCCGTATGCCGATCGTCTTTCCGGGGTCATTGAGTCACTGCTGCCAGAGGTGGACAGGCAGCTGTTGCCGCTGCTGGAAGTGCGAGAAGTGAAGCGGATGGCTGTGGTGGTGGTGACTTCGGACCGTGGTCTGGCCGGTTCATTTAATTCCAACATCATCCGTCGCGCTGAAGAGGTGATTAGCGCATTCGGAAAGCAAAATGTCGACCTTTTTTGCATCGGACGGAAGGGGCATGATTACTTTAGAAAGCGGGATTACGACATCACGGAGGAACATACCGATTTTTGGAACGATCTCTCTTTCGGACACGCGATCCGCTTTGGGGAAGGAATCGTGAACCATTTCACGGGCGGCTCGGTGGACAAGGTGACGGTTGTTTTTAACTGGTTCAAAAATATAGCCACTCAGGAATTACGGGCCGAAGATCTTCTACCCCTCGTCTATGATGAAGGGGAGACCAAACCTGTTGATCGGCTCTATGAACCGTCCAAGTCAGAGATTGTGCAGTCACTCGTTCCCCGTCATGTGACTATCCAGGTGTGGAGGTATCTGCTGGAATCATTTGCCAGTGAACAGGCGGCCAGGATGGTTGCTATGGAAAACGCCACGGAGAATGCGGGTGAACTGATCAAAGATTTAACATTGGAGTTTAATAAGGCGCGCCAGGCATCTATTACCAAGGAGATGCTCGAAATTGTGAGCGGTGCCGAAGCGCTGTCAATGCAAGGATAGACAGGAAAGGATTATGGAGAAGCAAGGGAAAGTATCGCAGATTATGGGTGCTGTAGTGGACGTTGTTTTTGATGATGGACACCTGCCTGAAATCAATAATGCACTGGAGATTGAGAGAAAGGGTTCCGGGAAGCTCGTTTTGGAGGTGGCCCATCATCTGGGTGACTCCACCGTCCGTACAGTAGCGATGGATTCCACTGACGGTCTGGTTCGAGGTCACAAAGTACTCGACACCGGCGAACCTATATCGGTCCCTGTCGGGCCGGAGACCCTGGGCAGACTTTTTGATGTACTGGGAAATCCCATCGACGGTATGGCGTCGGTGGAGACGAGTAAGAAGTATCCCATCCATCGGCCGAGCCCACCGCATGTAGATCTCAGCACTGAAACAGAGATGCTGGAAACTGGCATCAAGGTAGTCGATCTTCTTGAGCCGTACTCAAAAGGGGGCAAGACAGGACTTTTCGGCGGTGCCGGCGTAGGAAAGACGGTCATCGTCATGGAACTGATCCACAATATAGCTACACATCATGGAGGCTATTCTGTTTTTTCGGGAGTCGGTGAGAGGACACGTGAAGGGAACGACCTTTATCGCGAGATGAAGGAATCGGGCGTCATCGATAAGACGGTAATGGTGTTTGGCCAGATGAACGAGCCGCCCGGCGCCCGCCTGCGCGTGGGACTGTCAGGGCTGTCTATGGCGGAATACTTTCGCGACGAAGAAGGCAAAGATGTACTTTTGTTTATCGATAATATATTCCGCTTTACTCAGGCAGGTTCGGAAGTGTCAGCACTCCTGGGCCGCATGCCGTCAGCGGTAGGCTATCAGCCGACGCTGGCTACGGAGATGGGTGAACTGCAGGAACGGATTACATCTACAAAGAAAGGATCGGTCACGTCCGTCCAGGCGATCTACGTTCCGGCGGACGATCTGACGGATCCGGCACCGGCCACGAGCTTTGCTCACCTTGATGCCACTACTGTGCTGGAGCGGAGGATTGCTGAGTTAGGCATCTATCCGGCAGTGGATCCGCTCGCATCAACATCACGTATCATGGATCCGCAGGTTATTGGAGAACGCCACTACCGCGTCGCCAGAGAGGTTCAGGGGATCTTACAGAAGTACAAGGATCTACAGGATATTATCGCTATCCTAGGACTGGACGAACTTTCTGATGAGGACAAAGTGACGGTGGCTCGCGCCCGCCGCATCGAAAGATTCCTGTCGCAGCCGTTTTTCGTGGCTGAACAGTTCACCGGAACGCCAGGCAAGTATGTTTCTCTGGAAGACACCATCGACGCCTTTGAGAGACTCATCAGCGGTGAATTTGATGATCTTCCGGAAAGGGCATTTCTGTATGTGGGCACGATAGATGAGGCGATGGAAAAAGCGAAAGAGATAGAAGGATAGTGGTCTCGACCAGCTAGAACGAAAATGAGCACTTTCCCACTCGAGATCGTAACACCGACAAAAATCCTGGATGAAGGAGATATATCTTATCTACGCTGTCCCGCTCCAGACGGTCTTTTCGGTATTATGTCGAATCATAGGCCGGCTTTGATTACGATAGTTGTTGGTGAGATAAAAATCACGAAGAACGGCAAGGAAAGCTACCTCGCTACAAGTGGTGGCTATGCTGACATTCGAAAAGAAAAGGTTCAGCTCCTGCTGGAAACTGTGGAGCGGTCACAGGAGATTGATACGGGTCGGGCTGAGACGGCTTTCCAGCGGGCAAAGCAGCGGCTATCTTCAGAAGGTAGCGACGCAGATCATGTAAGCGCTCGTGGATCAGTCGTCAAAACTTTAACACGATTGCAAGTGGCAAGGCGGAAATAGATAACTTGATAGTGACAAATGTTCTTGACCGCTCGTAACTTCAGGGCGGTTTTTTTATTTTGGAGAGATGTTGAGCCATGTTTGAACGAACACATACATGCGGTGAACTGAAGAGTTCCGATGTCGGGGCCGCTGTGGTCTTGAACGGGTGGGTTTCCACAACGCGAGACCATGGGGGAGTAATCTTCGTAGATATACGCGATCGCTACGGGACGACCCAGGTTACCTTCAACGAAGAAACCCATCCCGACAGCTTTGCCGTGGCCAGGAAGCTGTCGATGGAAGACGTCATTTCTGTTAAGGGGACAGTCAGGGCGCGGGTAAAAGGTGCGGTGAATCGCGATCTGACAACGGGGGAGATTGAGGTCGAATCGGAGCATATAGAACTCCTGAACGAGGCGGCACCTTTACCCTTCCTGGTGAGTGACCGCGACAGCGCAACGGAAGAAGTTCGACTGAAGTACCGCTACCTGGAACTGCGGACGGATGAACTTCAGCGCACAATGCAGATCCGGCATGAGGCGTCCCAGGTTGTGCGTAACCATCTCAGTGGCAACGGCTTCATGGAGATTGAAACGCCGTTCCTGATGAAATCGACCCCGGAAGGGGCAAGGGACTTCCTTGTCCCCAGTCGCCTCCATAGCGGCAAATTCTACGCCCTTCCTCAGTCGCCACAGCAGTATAAGCAGATTCTGATGATTGCTGGCTTCGACCGCTATTTCCAGATCGTAAAGTGTTTCCGGGATGAAGATTTCCGCGCTGATCGGCAGCCGGAATTCACACAGATCGATATCGAAATGTCGTTTGTGGATGAGGAGGATATCCGTCAGGTGGTGGAAGGTCTGGTAACAGTCGTATTCAAAGAAATAATTGATGTGCAGCTGGACGCACCCTTTCCTGTATTGTCGTATCGTGATGCTGTGGAGACCTATGGCAGTGACAGACCGGATCTGCGTTTCGATCTGCCGCTCGTCGATTTTTCTGAGCTGGCGTGTCAGTCGGACTTTAACGCGCTGAAATCTGCTCCATGCGTGAAGGCTATTGTGATACCTGATGCCGACAGCTACTCCAGAAAGGTGATTGATGGTTTCTCCCAGTTCGTAATGGATTACTCCTCTCAGGAGAAGAAGACGCCACTGGCCGGAGTTACGTGGATGCGGTGCAAGGAAGGAGATCTGACAGGAGGGATTGCGAAGTTTTTTGCTGAAGCACTGCGTCAGGATGTTATCAAATCACTCTCTTTGGAAGAGGGTGACCTCGTGCTGTCTGTGGGCGGGGAACGGGAGACGGTTCTATCCACCATGGGAGCCCTACGACTCGAGATCGCCAGGCGCCATGACTTGATGGATGCCGGCGTCTTCCGGCCGGTGTGGGTGCGCGAATATCCTCTGTTTGAACGGGATGATAACGGTGGCTGGACGTTTCTCCACCACCCGTTCACTTCGCCGCGACCGGATGATCTGGACAAGCTCGATTCCGATCCCGGGGCGGCGTGCTCCCGGGCCTATGATCTTGTCATCAACGGCTGGGAAATTGCCGGTGGCTCTATCAGGAACCACGATCCGCAAGTCCAGATGAAGATCTTTGAGCTGCTCGGCATTCCAGAAAAGGAAGCTAAAGAACGATTCGGGTTTCTGCTGGAGGCGCTCAGCTATGGCGCGCCGCCCCACGGCGGTATCGCCTTTGGCTATGACCGGTTGGTGATGATACTTGCCGGCGCAACTCAGATCCGTGATGTCATCGCATTTCCCAAGACCACCAGCGCTCTCAATCTGATGGACGGATCACCCAGTGAAGTGCCGCAGGAACAGTTGAAAGAGCTGGGGATCAAGATCAGGAAGAAGAAAGCCGACCTCTAATTTCTGAGCGGTTTACCTT
Protein-coding regions in this window:
- the atpB gene encoding F0F1 ATP synthase subunit A, translated to MKIAEADHGEAHGDILTEIGGIILHHVSDSEPLITLPTFFGIDFSITKHVVMLWVTAVVVFSISYFATKRYRQEEYPVPTGFTNAFESVVDFIRNQVVRPNVGAEFARVWAPLILTFFFFILTANSLGLIPIFDIMPGGSTATGNFNVTAGLATVTFFGIIAAGSLKHGFLGHWKNLAPPGQPFLIYFILVPIEIIAMFVKPFALTMRLAANMTGGHIAILSIMSFIFVFGEMFSPSAGIAVGVFVSVPLNVAISGLEIIVILIQAYVFTLLSAIFIGMAIHPHH
- a CDS encoding ATP synthase F0 subunit C, yielding MAAEGGGSTLHYFGAAIGLGLIVSGAGYGISRFTAAAAESIARQPEAAAQITAAVNLPLFLLEGVAILGEVFCLLIVLMK
- the atpF gene encoding F0F1 ATP synthase subunit B, yielding MENPLVRIEPGLFIWTIVTFLALLGVLARFVWRPLMDALERRENKIRESLENAEKAKIELERLQHESEEIVAGARGEAQTIVAEGKAAAKKMKDDILQAARDKATGIIDQAGKQIEVEKDKALVEIKAEVVDLSIQVAEKLIRRNLSKEDNLAIINESLKKVGSMDEV
- the atpH gene encoding ATP synthase F1 subunit delta, which translates into the protein MKSERKAKKYAVALMSVARGMDAIDAVHNSMQTVSHLLRKDPTFRSFFQTRRIPAQEKSAILERVVAEAVHPIVSEFFGVLAAAREQHLFHQAAHSFDLLRQQELNLVLITATFPEEPLNEENERVVGALSKITKRCVEFVSTMDPEMIGGIRLRMGNDFLDGSIKGNLEKLKRQLI
- the atpA gene encoding F0F1 ATP synthase subunit alpha; the encoded protein is MDMKTEEIRELLRAEIDKFDVSIDVSEVGEVLEVGDGVARVSGLENVMSSELVEFKNNVFGIALNLEEDNVGLVLFGESHLVKEGDMAKRTGNVVDVPVGEAMLGRVVNPLGHPIDGKGTIDTDETLPIERKALGVLARQPVKEPLQTGLKAIDSMIPIGRGQRELIVGDRQTGKTAIAIDAIINQKFTQDTDYPVYCVYVAIGQKASTVARVVAQLEAYGAMDYTIVVTANASDPAPMQYIAPYSGCTMGEYFRDNGGHALVIYDDLSKHAAAYRQMSLLLRRPPGREAFPGDVFYLHSRLLERASKLNDELGGGSLTALPIIETQEGDVAAYIPTNVISITDGQIYLETNLFNSGVRPAIDVGLSVSRVGGNAQITAMKKVAGMLRLDLAQYRELEAFAKFGSDLDKATQDQLTRGGRMVEILKQNQYVPLDVEKQVAMIWAGNSGYLDDVPMERVKEFEEGFYSFMEANYASVMSDIRESGRIDTEGEESLKKAVNEFKNGFMTTA
- the atpG gene encoding ATP synthase F1 subunit gamma; translated protein: MANLKDIRERIRSVKSIQQVTKAMKMVAAAKMRRAQERMEQARPYADRLSGVIESLLPEVDRQLLPLLEVREVKRMAVVVVTSDRGLAGSFNSNIIRRAEEVISAFGKQNVDLFCIGRKGHDYFRKRDYDITEEHTDFWNDLSFGHAIRFGEGIVNHFTGGSVDKVTVVFNWFKNIATQELRAEDLLPLVYDEGETKPVDRLYEPSKSEIVQSLVPRHVTIQVWRYLLESFASEQAARMVAMENATENAGELIKDLTLEFNKARQASITKEMLEIVSGAEALSMQG
- the atpD gene encoding F0F1 ATP synthase subunit beta, with protein sequence MMEKQGKVSQIMGAVVDVVFDDGHLPEINNALEIERKGSGKLVLEVAHHLGDSTVRTVAMDSTDGLVRGHKVLDTGEPISVPVGPETLGRLFDVLGNPIDGMASVETSKKYPIHRPSPPHVDLSTETEMLETGIKVVDLLEPYSKGGKTGLFGGAGVGKTVIVMELIHNIATHHGGYSVFSGVGERTREGNDLYREMKESGVIDKTVMVFGQMNEPPGARLRVGLSGLSMAEYFRDEEGKDVLLFIDNIFRFTQAGSEVSALLGRMPSAVGYQPTLATEMGELQERITSTKKGSVTSVQAIYVPADDLTDPAPATSFAHLDATTVLERRIAELGIYPAVDPLASTSRIMDPQVIGERHYRVAREVQGILQKYKDLQDIIAILGLDELSDEDKVTVARARRIERFLSQPFFVAEQFTGTPGKYVSLEDTIDAFERLISGEFDDLPERAFLYVGTIDEAMEKAKEIEG
- the atpC gene encoding ATP synthase F1 subunit epsilon — encoded protein: MSTFPLEIVTPTKILDEGDISYLRCPAPDGLFGIMSNHRPALITIVVGEIKITKNGKESYLATSGGYADIRKEKVQLLLETVERSQEIDTGRAETAFQRAKQRLSSEGSDADHVSARGSVVKTLTRLQVARRK
- the aspS gene encoding aspartate--tRNA ligase; this encodes MFERTHTCGELKSSDVGAAVVLNGWVSTTRDHGGVIFVDIRDRYGTTQVTFNEETHPDSFAVARKLSMEDVISVKGTVRARVKGAVNRDLTTGEIEVESEHIELLNEAAPLPFLVSDRDSATEEVRLKYRYLELRTDELQRTMQIRHEASQVVRNHLSGNGFMEIETPFLMKSTPEGARDFLVPSRLHSGKFYALPQSPQQYKQILMIAGFDRYFQIVKCFRDEDFRADRQPEFTQIDIEMSFVDEEDIRQVVEGLVTVVFKEIIDVQLDAPFPVLSYRDAVETYGSDRPDLRFDLPLVDFSELACQSDFNALKSAPCVKAIVIPDADSYSRKVIDGFSQFVMDYSSQEKKTPLAGVTWMRCKEGDLTGGIAKFFAEALRQDVIKSLSLEEGDLVLSVGGERETVLSTMGALRLEIARRHDLMDAGVFRPVWVREYPLFERDDNGGWTFLHHPFTSPRPDDLDKLDSDPGAACSRAYDLVINGWEIAGGSIRNHDPQVQMKIFELLGIPEKEAKERFGFLLEALSYGAPPHGGIAFGYDRLVMILAGATQIRDVIAFPKTTSALNLMDGSPSEVPQEQLKELGIKIRKKKADL